One Malania oleifera isolate guangnan ecotype guangnan chromosome 10, ASM2987363v1, whole genome shotgun sequence genomic region harbors:
- the LOC131165353 gene encoding peptide chain release factor 1, mitochondrial isoform X1, which yields MKTRGLLWSNLIRVIREHESVSFIASNSQNRGCFPHSIMAKTSLSVVRSYSTVAEKLQPQMSNELIKIMEQRLSAIEHRSACLQGLLNQPEASPAEYSRANKELRKLKSSTDLINELRAKQKEIDDLKSLMAECPEDKDMLEMAGEELGHAVEEENRLQKLLLKSLLPKDDADERDSILEVRAGTGGEEASLFAMDIFKMYERYSQKKGWKFEVVDITESDLRGYKEASGAVSGADVYGKLKFESGIHRVQRVPVTEKSGRVHTSAVSVAILPQADEVDIQLRNEDLRIDTYRSGGSGGQHANTTNSAVRIIHIPSGLTVSIQDERSQHMNKAKALKVLRAKLYEMERFRIHTNRSKLRSEQIGSGDRSERIRTYNFPQGRVTDHRVGITHHSINDVMQGESLDVFIDALLLQQEMDAIASFSTT from the exons ATGAAAACTCGAGGGCTTCTGTGGAGCAATCTGATTCGCGTGATCAGGGAACATGAATCTGTCTCCTTCATTGCTTCGAATTCGCAGAATCGAGGATGCTTTCCGCACTCGATAATGGCCAAAACTTCCCTCTCCGTAGTCCGTTCATACTCCACTG TGGCAGAAAAATTGCAACCTCAAATGTCAAATGAACTTATCAAGATCATGGAACAAAGACTGTCAGCAATTGAGCACAGGAGTGCTTGTCTTCAAGGACTCTTGAACCAG CCAGAAGCCTCACCAGCCGAGTATTCAAGGGCTAATAAAGAGCTTCGTAAACTTAAGAGTTCAACTGACCTTATAAACGAGTTGAGGGCCAAACAGAAG GAGATTGATGATTTGAAGTCGCTGATGGCTGAGTGTCCTGAAGATAAAGACATGCTTGAAATGGCAGGTGAAGAATTAGGCCATGCCGTGGAGGAAGAGAATAGACTGCAGAAACTGCTGTTGAAGTCATTACTTCCTAAGGATGATGCTGACGAAAGGGACTCCATATTGGAGGTGAGAGCAG GAACTGGAGGTGAAGAGGCATCCTTGTTTGCAATGGACATATTTAAGAT GTATGAgagatactcacagaagaagggttGGAAGTTTGAAGTGGTAGATATAACAGAATCTGATCTAAGAGGATACAAG GAAGCTAGTGGAGCAGTCTCAGGAGCTGATGTGTATGGGAAACTTAAATTTGAGAGTGGAATTCATAGAGTGCAG CGAGTTCCTGTGACAGAGAAGTCTGGACGTGTGCACACTAGTGCTGTGTCTGTTGCTATCCTCCCTCAGGCAGATGAG GTTGACATCCAGTTGAGAAATGAAGACTTGAGAATTGATACTTACAGATCTGGCGGTTCAGGAGGTCAGCATGCAAATACTACTAACAGTGCTGTTAGGATAATTCACATTCCATCCGGATTGACCGTCTCAATACAAGATGAACGATCCCAACATATG AACAAGGCCAAAGCTCTTAAGGTGCTTCGTGCAAAGCTATATGAAATGGAAAGGTTTAGAATCCACACAAATAGGTCAAAACTTCGGTCAGAGCAG ATTGGCAGTGGGGATAGATCTGAACGCATCCGAACTTACAACTTTCCTCAAGGTCGAGTCACTGATCACCGGGTTGGCATCACCCACCATTCAATAAATGATGTGATGCAGGGAGAGAGTCTAGATGTCTTCATCGACGCTCTTCTTTTGCAGCAGGAAATGGATGCAATTGCTTCTTTCAGCACCACATAG
- the LOC131165351 gene encoding phospholipid-transporting ATPase 1 isoform X2 produces the protein MASERPLLIPSPRTPYTQDLPYTPVGAPSKPISGDPKSLSGMDSNNPKLDSSSIHESTFKSSSQRSISSIQSRTSGGSSVREVSFGDLISKPVRYGSRGGGSEALSVSQKEINDEDARLIYISDPGKTNERFEFSGNSIRTGKYSILTFLPRNLFEQFHRVAYIYFLVIAVLNQLPQLAVFGRGISILPLAFVLIVTAVKDAYEDWRRHRSDRIENNRLASVLVDDQFQQKRWKEIRAGEIIKVSANETLPCDMALLSTSDPTGVAYVQTLNLDGESNLKTRYAKQETISKMPEKENITGLIKCEKPNRNIYGFQANMEIDGKRVSLGPSNIILRGCEVKNTAWAIGVAVYCGQETKVMLNSSGAPSKRSRLETRMNREIIFLSLFLVVLCTVVSICAGVWLRRHRDELDIMPYYRRKDYSEKEVDNYNYYGWGLEILFTFLMSVIVFQVMIPISLYISMELVRVGQAYFMIRDNRMFDETSNSRFQCRALNINEDLGQIKYVFSDKTGTLTENKMEFQCASIGGVDYSSEKASLQGEQIGYSSQDGQVLRPKMKVKTDPELLQLSTSGKQTKEGGCVNDFLLALAACNTIVPLIIDTPDSNERLIDYQGESPDEQALVYAAAAYGYMLIERTSGHIVIDVQGERQRFNVLGLHEFDSDRKRMSVILGCPDSTVKVFVKGADTSMFSVTNRSSKLNIIRATEAHLHTYSSQGLRTLVIGMRELSNSEFEQWHVSYEAANTALMGRASLLRKVASNLENNLSILGASGIEDKLQQGVPKAIESLRIAGIRVWVLTGDKQETAISIGYSSQLLTSKMTQIIINSNSRQSCRKILEDAMVMCKKITTMSSGTQNGESSGAGVTSIALIIDGTSLVHILDSDLEEQLFQLACKCSVVLCCRVAPLQKAGIVALVKKRTDDMTLAIGDGANDVSMIQMADVGIGISGQEGRQAVMASDFAMGQFRFLVPLLLVHGHWNYQRMGYMILYNFYRNAVLVLVLFWYVLYTAFTLITAITDWSSVLFSVVYTSLPTIVVGILDKDLSRRVLLKFPQLYGVGQRQEFYNARLFWLTMADTLWQSAVVFFVPLLAYWDSEIDVSSIGDLWILAVVILVNVHLAMDVIRWSWITHVAIWGSIIATFICVIIIDAIPTLPGYWAIFHVAKKGSFWFCLLGILIAAVLPRFVVKVFSQYCCPSDVQVAREAEKFGNLREPDVAEIEMNLILDPPREITR, from the exons ATGGCCTCAGAGCGGCCTCTTTTGATTCCTTCACCTCGAACCCCATATACCCAAGATCTTCCCTATACACCTGTTGGTGCTCCGTCAAAGCCCATCTCTGGCGACCCCAAATCGCTTTCTGGGATGGATTCAAATAACCCAAAACTTGATAGTTCCTCAATTCACGAATCCACCTTCAAATCCTCATCCCAGCGAAGCATTTCGTCAATTCAATCGAGAACCTCCGGCGGAAGTTCCGTTCGAGAGGTCAGTTTTGGAGATTTGATATCGAAGCCCGTGAGGTATGGGTCAAGGGGGGGCGGTTCCGAAGCACTTAGCGTGTCTCAGAAGGAGATTAACGATGAGGATGCAAGGTTGATCTATATAAGTGATCCTGGAAAAACAAATGAGAGGTTTGAATTTTCAGGGAATTCGATTCGGACGGGAAAATATTCAATCCTCACATTCTTGCCTCGCAATCTCTTTGAGCAATTTCATAGAGTTGCATACATATATTTCCTTGTGATTGCTGTCCTGAATCAACTCCCTCAGCTTGCGGTGTTTGGGCGGGGCATTTCAATTTTGCCTTTAGCTTTTGTCCTAATTGTTACTGCAGTTAAGGATGCATATGAGGACTGGAGGCGGCACCGGTCTGACCGAATCGAAAACAACAGATTGGCATCGGTGCTGGTTGATGATCAGTTTCAACAGAAAAGATGGAAGGAGATTCGGGCCGGGGAAATCATTAAAGTTTCTGCAAATGAGACTCTTCCTTGTGATATGGCGTTGCTCTCCACCAGTGACCCAACCGGGGTTGCTTATGTTCAGACTCTTAATTTGGATGGGGAATCAAATTTGAAGACTCGGTATGCAAAGCAGGAGACCATTTCAAAGATGCCTGAGAAGGAGAACATTACTGGGCTGATCAAGTGTGAGAAACCCAATAGGAATATATATGGATTTCAGGCAAACATGGAGATTGATGGGAAACGGGTGTCGCTTGGACCTTCTAATATTATTCTTCGAGGCTGTGAGGTAAAAAACACTGCTTGGGCAATCGGGGTTGCAGTGTACTGTGGTCAAGAAACCAAGGTCATGCTTAATAGCTCCGGAGCCCCATCTAAGAGGAGCCGACTTGAGACAAGGATGAATCGTGAGattattttcctctctctctttcttgttGTTTTGTGTACGGTAGTCTCCATCTGTGCCGGAGTTTGGTTGAGGCGCCATAGGGATGAGTTAGATATCATGCCTTACTACAGGAGAAAGGATTACTCTGAGAAAGAGGTGGATAATTATAACTATTATGGGTGGGGTTTGGAAATACTCTTTACGTTTCTCATGTCAGTCATTGTGTTCCAAGTCATGATACCTATTTCTTTGTACATATCTATGGAGCTTGTCCGGGTTGGTCAGGCTTATTTTATGATCCGAGATAACCGAATGTTTGATGAGACCTCAAATTCAAGATTTCAGTGCAGGGCTTTGAATATAAATGAAGATTTAGGACAAATAAAGTATGTATTTTCGGATAAAACAGGTACACTGACTGAAAATAAGATGGAATTCCAATGTGCAAGCATTGGGGGAGTGGACTACAGTAGCGAGAAGGCCAGTTTGCAAGGGGAGCAAATTGGATATTCTAGTCAAG ATGGGCAGGTTTTGAGACCAAAGATGAAGGTGAAGACTGATCCAGAACTTCTTCAACTATCAACAAGTGGAAAGCAAACTAAGGAAGGCGGATGCGTTAATGATTTTTTACTTGCATTGGCAGCCTGCAATACAATTGTGCCTCTCATCATAGACACGCCTGATTCTAATGAGAGATTGATAGATTATCAAGGTGAGTCCCCAGACGAACAAGCATTGGTTTATGCTGCTGCCGCCTATGGATATATGCTCATAGAACGAACCTCTGGCCACATAGTTATTGATGTTCAAGGAGAAAGACAAAG GTTCAATGTTTTAGGTTTGCATGAATTCGACAGCGACCGGAAGAGGATGTCAGTTATACTGGGATGTCCTGACAGCACTGTGAAAGTCTTTGTGAAAGGTGCTGATACATCCATGTTCAGTGTGACGAATAGATCTTCTAAGTTGAACATAATACGGGCAACTGAGGCCCATTTGCACACGTATTCCTCTCAGGGTTTGAGAACACTTGTTATTGGAATGCGGGAACTGAGTAATTCAGAATTTGAGCAATGGCATGTTTCTTATGAGGCAGCGAACACTGCTTTAATGGGGAGGGCATCTTTGCTTCGCAAGGTTGCTAGCAATCTAGAAAACAATCTGAGCATATTGGGTGCATCTGGAATTGAAGATAAACTGCAGCAAGGAGTGCCAAAAGCAATAGAGTCTTTGAGAATAGCGGGGATTAGAGTGTGGGTTTTGACTGGGGATAAACAAGAAACTGCCATATCAATTGGGTATTCTTCACAGCTCTTAACAAGCAAGATGACCCAGATTATAATTAACAGCAACTCTAGACAGTCATGTAGAAAGATTTTGGAAGATGCCATGGTTATGTGCAAGAAGATCACAACCATGTCCAGTGGGACGCAAAATGGAGAAAGCTCTGGAGCTGGTGTAACTTCAATTGCACTCATTATTGATGGCACCAGCCTTGTCCATATTCTTGACTCTGATTTGGAAGAACAG CTGTTTCAGTTAGCCTGTAAGTGCTCTGTGGTGTTATGTTGCCGAGTGGCTCCATTACAAAAAGCTGGAATTGTTGCCCTTGTAAAGAAAAGGACAGATGACATGACCCTCGCCATTGGGGATG GTGCTAATGATGTTTCAATGATACAAATGGCTGATGTGGGTATTGGTATCAGTGGCCAAGAGGGTCGACAAGCTGTCATGGCATCAGATTTTGCAATGGGCCAGTTCAGATTCTTAGTTCCCCTTCTATTGGTCCATGGACATTGGAATTACCAGCGGATGGGCTATATGATACTGTACAATTTCTATAGGAATGCAGTGCTTGTTCTTGTCTTATTCTG GTATGTGCTGTATACTGCTTTCACTTTGATAACTGCGATCACCGATTGGAGTAGCGTGTTATTTTCTGTAGTTTACACTTCATTGCCAACAATTGTAGTTGGAATTCTCGACAAGGATCTAAGCAGAAGGGTCCTTCTGAAGTTTCCTCAGCTTTATGGAGTAGGGCAGAGACAAGAGTTCTACAATGCAAGATTGTTTTGGCTAACAATGGCAGATACTTTGTGGCAAAGTGCAGTTGTCTTCTTTGTCCCACTCCTTGCATATTGGGATAGCGAAATTGATGTGTCAAGTATAGGAGACCTTTGGATACTAGCAGTTGTGATTTTGGTTAATGTGCATTTAGCTATGGATGTCATCCGCTGGAGTTGGATTACTCATGTAGCCATTTGGGGATCTATAATTGCAACATTCATCTGTGTCATTATCATTGATGCTATTCCAACACTACCTGGCTACTG GGCCATTTTCCATGTTGCAAAGAAGGGGTCGTTCTGGTTCTGCTTGCTTGGGATCCTCATAGCAGCAGTCCTTCCTCGTTTTGTTGTAAAAGTTTTTAGTCAATACTGTTGTCCTTCCGATGTTCAGGTTGCAAGAGAAGCTGAAAAATTTGGTAATCTCAGAGAACCTGATGTCGCAGAAATAGAAATGAACCTGATCTTGGACCCTCCACGGGAGATCACGAGGTGA
- the LOC131165351 gene encoding phospholipid-transporting ATPase 1 isoform X1 → MASERPLLIPSPRTPYTQDLPYTPVGAPSKPISGDPKSLSGMDSNNPKLDSSSIHESTFKSSSQRSISSIQSRTSGGSSVREVSFGDLISKPVRYGSRGGGSEALSVSQKEINDEDARLIYISDPGKTNERFEFSGNSIRTGKYSILTFLPRNLFEQFHRVAYIYFLVIAVLNQLPQLAVFGRGISILPLAFVLIVTAVKDAYEDWRRHRSDRIENNRLASVLVDDQFQQKRWKEIRAGEIIKVSANETLPCDMALLSTSDPTGVAYVQTLNLDGESNLKTRYAKQETISKMPEKENITGLIKCEKPNRNIYGFQANMEIDGKRVSLGPSNIILRGCEVKNTAWAIGVAVYCGQETKVMLNSSGAPSKRSRLETRMNREIIFLSLFLVVLCTVVSICAGVWLRRHRDELDIMPYYRRKDYSEKEVDNYNYYGWGLEILFTFLMSVIVFQVMIPISLYISMELVRVGQAYFMIRDNRMFDETSNSRFQCRALNINEDLGQIKYVFSDKTGTLTENKMEFQCASIGGVDYSSEKASLQGEQIGYSSQVDGQVLRPKMKVKTDPELLQLSTSGKQTKEGGCVNDFLLALAACNTIVPLIIDTPDSNERLIDYQGESPDEQALVYAAAAYGYMLIERTSGHIVIDVQGERQRFNVLGLHEFDSDRKRMSVILGCPDSTVKVFVKGADTSMFSVTNRSSKLNIIRATEAHLHTYSSQGLRTLVIGMRELSNSEFEQWHVSYEAANTALMGRASLLRKVASNLENNLSILGASGIEDKLQQGVPKAIESLRIAGIRVWVLTGDKQETAISIGYSSQLLTSKMTQIIINSNSRQSCRKILEDAMVMCKKITTMSSGTQNGESSGAGVTSIALIIDGTSLVHILDSDLEEQLFQLACKCSVVLCCRVAPLQKAGIVALVKKRTDDMTLAIGDGANDVSMIQMADVGIGISGQEGRQAVMASDFAMGQFRFLVPLLLVHGHWNYQRMGYMILYNFYRNAVLVLVLFWYVLYTAFTLITAITDWSSVLFSVVYTSLPTIVVGILDKDLSRRVLLKFPQLYGVGQRQEFYNARLFWLTMADTLWQSAVVFFVPLLAYWDSEIDVSSIGDLWILAVVILVNVHLAMDVIRWSWITHVAIWGSIIATFICVIIIDAIPTLPGYWAIFHVAKKGSFWFCLLGILIAAVLPRFVVKVFSQYCCPSDVQVAREAEKFGNLREPDVAEIEMNLILDPPREITR, encoded by the exons ATGGCCTCAGAGCGGCCTCTTTTGATTCCTTCACCTCGAACCCCATATACCCAAGATCTTCCCTATACACCTGTTGGTGCTCCGTCAAAGCCCATCTCTGGCGACCCCAAATCGCTTTCTGGGATGGATTCAAATAACCCAAAACTTGATAGTTCCTCAATTCACGAATCCACCTTCAAATCCTCATCCCAGCGAAGCATTTCGTCAATTCAATCGAGAACCTCCGGCGGAAGTTCCGTTCGAGAGGTCAGTTTTGGAGATTTGATATCGAAGCCCGTGAGGTATGGGTCAAGGGGGGGCGGTTCCGAAGCACTTAGCGTGTCTCAGAAGGAGATTAACGATGAGGATGCAAGGTTGATCTATATAAGTGATCCTGGAAAAACAAATGAGAGGTTTGAATTTTCAGGGAATTCGATTCGGACGGGAAAATATTCAATCCTCACATTCTTGCCTCGCAATCTCTTTGAGCAATTTCATAGAGTTGCATACATATATTTCCTTGTGATTGCTGTCCTGAATCAACTCCCTCAGCTTGCGGTGTTTGGGCGGGGCATTTCAATTTTGCCTTTAGCTTTTGTCCTAATTGTTACTGCAGTTAAGGATGCATATGAGGACTGGAGGCGGCACCGGTCTGACCGAATCGAAAACAACAGATTGGCATCGGTGCTGGTTGATGATCAGTTTCAACAGAAAAGATGGAAGGAGATTCGGGCCGGGGAAATCATTAAAGTTTCTGCAAATGAGACTCTTCCTTGTGATATGGCGTTGCTCTCCACCAGTGACCCAACCGGGGTTGCTTATGTTCAGACTCTTAATTTGGATGGGGAATCAAATTTGAAGACTCGGTATGCAAAGCAGGAGACCATTTCAAAGATGCCTGAGAAGGAGAACATTACTGGGCTGATCAAGTGTGAGAAACCCAATAGGAATATATATGGATTTCAGGCAAACATGGAGATTGATGGGAAACGGGTGTCGCTTGGACCTTCTAATATTATTCTTCGAGGCTGTGAGGTAAAAAACACTGCTTGGGCAATCGGGGTTGCAGTGTACTGTGGTCAAGAAACCAAGGTCATGCTTAATAGCTCCGGAGCCCCATCTAAGAGGAGCCGACTTGAGACAAGGATGAATCGTGAGattattttcctctctctctttcttgttGTTTTGTGTACGGTAGTCTCCATCTGTGCCGGAGTTTGGTTGAGGCGCCATAGGGATGAGTTAGATATCATGCCTTACTACAGGAGAAAGGATTACTCTGAGAAAGAGGTGGATAATTATAACTATTATGGGTGGGGTTTGGAAATACTCTTTACGTTTCTCATGTCAGTCATTGTGTTCCAAGTCATGATACCTATTTCTTTGTACATATCTATGGAGCTTGTCCGGGTTGGTCAGGCTTATTTTATGATCCGAGATAACCGAATGTTTGATGAGACCTCAAATTCAAGATTTCAGTGCAGGGCTTTGAATATAAATGAAGATTTAGGACAAATAAAGTATGTATTTTCGGATAAAACAGGTACACTGACTGAAAATAAGATGGAATTCCAATGTGCAAGCATTGGGGGAGTGGACTACAGTAGCGAGAAGGCCAGTTTGCAAGGGGAGCAAATTGGATATTCTAGTCAAG TAGATGGGCAGGTTTTGAGACCAAAGATGAAGGTGAAGACTGATCCAGAACTTCTTCAACTATCAACAAGTGGAAAGCAAACTAAGGAAGGCGGATGCGTTAATGATTTTTTACTTGCATTGGCAGCCTGCAATACAATTGTGCCTCTCATCATAGACACGCCTGATTCTAATGAGAGATTGATAGATTATCAAGGTGAGTCCCCAGACGAACAAGCATTGGTTTATGCTGCTGCCGCCTATGGATATATGCTCATAGAACGAACCTCTGGCCACATAGTTATTGATGTTCAAGGAGAAAGACAAAG GTTCAATGTTTTAGGTTTGCATGAATTCGACAGCGACCGGAAGAGGATGTCAGTTATACTGGGATGTCCTGACAGCACTGTGAAAGTCTTTGTGAAAGGTGCTGATACATCCATGTTCAGTGTGACGAATAGATCTTCTAAGTTGAACATAATACGGGCAACTGAGGCCCATTTGCACACGTATTCCTCTCAGGGTTTGAGAACACTTGTTATTGGAATGCGGGAACTGAGTAATTCAGAATTTGAGCAATGGCATGTTTCTTATGAGGCAGCGAACACTGCTTTAATGGGGAGGGCATCTTTGCTTCGCAAGGTTGCTAGCAATCTAGAAAACAATCTGAGCATATTGGGTGCATCTGGAATTGAAGATAAACTGCAGCAAGGAGTGCCAAAAGCAATAGAGTCTTTGAGAATAGCGGGGATTAGAGTGTGGGTTTTGACTGGGGATAAACAAGAAACTGCCATATCAATTGGGTATTCTTCACAGCTCTTAACAAGCAAGATGACCCAGATTATAATTAACAGCAACTCTAGACAGTCATGTAGAAAGATTTTGGAAGATGCCATGGTTATGTGCAAGAAGATCACAACCATGTCCAGTGGGACGCAAAATGGAGAAAGCTCTGGAGCTGGTGTAACTTCAATTGCACTCATTATTGATGGCACCAGCCTTGTCCATATTCTTGACTCTGATTTGGAAGAACAG CTGTTTCAGTTAGCCTGTAAGTGCTCTGTGGTGTTATGTTGCCGAGTGGCTCCATTACAAAAAGCTGGAATTGTTGCCCTTGTAAAGAAAAGGACAGATGACATGACCCTCGCCATTGGGGATG GTGCTAATGATGTTTCAATGATACAAATGGCTGATGTGGGTATTGGTATCAGTGGCCAAGAGGGTCGACAAGCTGTCATGGCATCAGATTTTGCAATGGGCCAGTTCAGATTCTTAGTTCCCCTTCTATTGGTCCATGGACATTGGAATTACCAGCGGATGGGCTATATGATACTGTACAATTTCTATAGGAATGCAGTGCTTGTTCTTGTCTTATTCTG GTATGTGCTGTATACTGCTTTCACTTTGATAACTGCGATCACCGATTGGAGTAGCGTGTTATTTTCTGTAGTTTACACTTCATTGCCAACAATTGTAGTTGGAATTCTCGACAAGGATCTAAGCAGAAGGGTCCTTCTGAAGTTTCCTCAGCTTTATGGAGTAGGGCAGAGACAAGAGTTCTACAATGCAAGATTGTTTTGGCTAACAATGGCAGATACTTTGTGGCAAAGTGCAGTTGTCTTCTTTGTCCCACTCCTTGCATATTGGGATAGCGAAATTGATGTGTCAAGTATAGGAGACCTTTGGATACTAGCAGTTGTGATTTTGGTTAATGTGCATTTAGCTATGGATGTCATCCGCTGGAGTTGGATTACTCATGTAGCCATTTGGGGATCTATAATTGCAACATTCATCTGTGTCATTATCATTGATGCTATTCCAACACTACCTGGCTACTG GGCCATTTTCCATGTTGCAAAGAAGGGGTCGTTCTGGTTCTGCTTGCTTGGGATCCTCATAGCAGCAGTCCTTCCTCGTTTTGTTGTAAAAGTTTTTAGTCAATACTGTTGTCCTTCCGATGTTCAGGTTGCAAGAGAAGCTGAAAAATTTGGTAATCTCAGAGAACCTGATGTCGCAGAAATAGAAATGAACCTGATCTTGGACCCTCCACGGGAGATCACGAGGTGA
- the LOC131165353 gene encoding peptide chain release factor 1, mitochondrial isoform X2 gives MKTRGLLWSNLIRVIREHESVSFIASNSQNRGCFPHSIMAKTSLSVVRSYSTEKLQPQMSNELIKIMEQRLSAIEHRSACLQGLLNQPEASPAEYSRANKELRKLKSSTDLINELRAKQKEIDDLKSLMAECPEDKDMLEMAGEELGHAVEEENRLQKLLLKSLLPKDDADERDSILEVRAGTGGEEASLFAMDIFKMYERYSQKKGWKFEVVDITESDLRGYKEASGAVSGADVYGKLKFESGIHRVQRVPVTEKSGRVHTSAVSVAILPQADEVDIQLRNEDLRIDTYRSGGSGGQHANTTNSAVRIIHIPSGLTVSIQDERSQHMNKAKALKVLRAKLYEMERFRIHTNRSKLRSEQIGSGDRSERIRTYNFPQGRVTDHRVGITHHSINDVMQGESLDVFIDALLLQQEMDAIASFSTT, from the exons ATGAAAACTCGAGGGCTTCTGTGGAGCAATCTGATTCGCGTGATCAGGGAACATGAATCTGTCTCCTTCATTGCTTCGAATTCGCAGAATCGAGGATGCTTTCCGCACTCGATAATGGCCAAAACTTCCCTCTCCGTAGTCCGTTCATACTCCACTG AAAAATTGCAACCTCAAATGTCAAATGAACTTATCAAGATCATGGAACAAAGACTGTCAGCAATTGAGCACAGGAGTGCTTGTCTTCAAGGACTCTTGAACCAG CCAGAAGCCTCACCAGCCGAGTATTCAAGGGCTAATAAAGAGCTTCGTAAACTTAAGAGTTCAACTGACCTTATAAACGAGTTGAGGGCCAAACAGAAG GAGATTGATGATTTGAAGTCGCTGATGGCTGAGTGTCCTGAAGATAAAGACATGCTTGAAATGGCAGGTGAAGAATTAGGCCATGCCGTGGAGGAAGAGAATAGACTGCAGAAACTGCTGTTGAAGTCATTACTTCCTAAGGATGATGCTGACGAAAGGGACTCCATATTGGAGGTGAGAGCAG GAACTGGAGGTGAAGAGGCATCCTTGTTTGCAATGGACATATTTAAGAT GTATGAgagatactcacagaagaagggttGGAAGTTTGAAGTGGTAGATATAACAGAATCTGATCTAAGAGGATACAAG GAAGCTAGTGGAGCAGTCTCAGGAGCTGATGTGTATGGGAAACTTAAATTTGAGAGTGGAATTCATAGAGTGCAG CGAGTTCCTGTGACAGAGAAGTCTGGACGTGTGCACACTAGTGCTGTGTCTGTTGCTATCCTCCCTCAGGCAGATGAG GTTGACATCCAGTTGAGAAATGAAGACTTGAGAATTGATACTTACAGATCTGGCGGTTCAGGAGGTCAGCATGCAAATACTACTAACAGTGCTGTTAGGATAATTCACATTCCATCCGGATTGACCGTCTCAATACAAGATGAACGATCCCAACATATG AACAAGGCCAAAGCTCTTAAGGTGCTTCGTGCAAAGCTATATGAAATGGAAAGGTTTAGAATCCACACAAATAGGTCAAAACTTCGGTCAGAGCAG ATTGGCAGTGGGGATAGATCTGAACGCATCCGAACTTACAACTTTCCTCAAGGTCGAGTCACTGATCACCGGGTTGGCATCACCCACCATTCAATAAATGATGTGATGCAGGGAGAGAGTCTAGATGTCTTCATCGACGCTCTTCTTTTGCAGCAGGAAATGGATGCAATTGCTTCTTTCAGCACCACATAG